The Coffea arabica cultivar ET-39 chromosome 9c, Coffea Arabica ET-39 HiFi, whole genome shotgun sequence nucleotide sequence AAAGATGATTCAAAATATGTGTCAAGTGTATTCCCAAtattttttcctaaaatagcaattcaaacatCACCTAAAAAATTTTCCTCCAAAATGGAACTTCTTTTCCACCTTTTTACATTTCAAGAGGGAATGAAATGCTTTCATTTTATAAATCACTCATTAACATCAAGacttgttctttttcttcttttttttttttatcctctcACCCTCTCTGATACCCTTCCATCTCCCAACTATCAAGCATGTGACTTGAATCTTGAATCTAGCAGTACTGAGAAAGATTCTAAAAGTCCTTCTCTGACCATTGGGCTAATCCCAATAGTTAACATCAAGACTTGTTTAAAATGTGGATTTAGAATGGAATGCTACGAATTATCACTTCCAAGAGAAGTTGCTCTCTATTTATCTCTCTTGGGACAATAAATGTAGAAAAGTTAAAGTTTATTCCCAGTTCATATGATTTAAGTGTAACATCAATAGATCAAGAGCCTCAAAAACTGAATTTTGTCTAGTTCAAACTGGTTAGTGTaattcttatattttttttgtgtaaattcATAAAATTTGGGTGTAAACTTGAATTTATTAACTCACACAACAAAGTTGGCTTTTCTATCAAAACTATACGAGTTTATACTAAATGTAACAAAAGTTACACCAACCAGTTTAAACTAAACAGATTTCAACCTGTGAGGCCTCTGATCCTCCACGAACAAAGAAACACAAGTAGTTGTGCTATTACCTTATATAACATGGTACAATATAATGAGAGAAGCAAGTACTTCAAGATCTCACTTAGAATGTGTCATTCATAGAGTCAGATCCAGAGTACTTGCCCCGCATGCATTCTCAGTACTACTATCATCTATCAACCTTCTAATCTTGTAGGAAGATGGTGAGCACAGCGACAATGATAAATGGCCATCATCATCCTCCAAACCTTCATGGTAGCCATCCCTAACTGGCCCTAAGCCAAGGGATAGATTCAAGTGGACATTGCAGTTCGATGCCTTCCTCTTCACTCCTGCTTGCTTTTCGAGAATCATACCTTCCTCCACGCCCAGAATTTTACTTCTGCCTGAACTGAAGTAGACAGTTTTCGATTGCACCTGCTTTGAGGATTTTAACCGATCTTGCTGGTATTCTTGCTGGTCATGAAATGATTGCATTGTGGATTGTAATTCATCAGTGTGCCAAGATGATAGCTGATTTGAGTTCAGGATCCTGGAATAAACTTCACTGCTCCTTGAGCCAATGTTCCTTCCGGTCCATATATCATAAAATCCTGGCCTAATCTTGTTAATCATGTTCTGTCTCATTGTAGAGATTTGCATTAAAGTCGCAAGACGATCCCAAGTTGCTTCTCCATATCTTAAGTTTAATATATACGCATTCAGAAGTGAGATTAGATGCCACAACCAAAACTACTACCCTACCCCCGAGCCTGActatataatgtatattttcACATACTACGAGATGTTGTATGGTATTTGAAagacttcttctt carries:
- the LOC113708094 gene encoding uncharacterized protein; translated protein: MEGSGDVECSKTCPSSGETEADEDENEHEGKIDDDHKQKDGGTSSNSSTVEENEINKPPVRPYVRSKMPRLRWTPDLHLRFLHAVERLGGQERATPKSVLQLMNTKGLNITHVKSHLQMYRSKKIDDPSQGITDHRQVFEGVDPNIFNLSQIPMFPGFHHNHKSTFRYGEATWDRLATLMQISTMRQNMINKIRPGFYDIWTGRNIGSRSSEVYSRILNSNQLSSWHTDELQSTMQSFHDQQEYQQDRLKSSKQVQSKTVYFSSGRSKILGVEEGMILEKQAGVKRKASNCNVHLNLSLGLGPVRDGYHEGLEDDDGHLSLSLCSPSSYKIRRLIDDSSTENACGASTLDLTL